Genomic segment of Candidatus Angelobacter sp.:
TGAACCAAGTCTTTCCGTCCACGTTCAGAGTCCCGGCATGCCCAGGCCCGATCAACGGGCCGTTGGTTGTTGCCAGAAACACACTGCCGCCCCTTTTCAGCATGTCCACGCCGGCTTTGTCGAGATACGGTCCGGTGATCGTTTTGCTCCGGCCGATGCGAATGTTGTAGGTGCTCTTGGGGCCCTGACAGCAAGACCCCCAGTTCACAAACAGATAATAATAGTCGTCATGCCGGCATAGACAGGACGCTTCGATGGACTCATTGTAAGCGAGAGAAAACAGCTTCGAGTCTGGTGACAATCGCTTGCCGGTTTGCGGGTCCAACTGAATCAGTTTGATGCCGCTCCAATAGGAACCATAGGTCAACCACAGGCTGCCGTCCTTGTCGTGAAACACAGACGGGTCAATCGCATTGTGGCCGTCGCCATCCTGCGTCCGCACCACGAACCCCCGGTCCATCCAATGATACGCTGGATCAGTCGGATCGAGTGTAGAATTGACCGCAAGGCCGATTGCCGAGGTCATTTTCCCCATGGATGAAACCGAATAATAAAGCAGATAACGATCGCCCAGCTTGATGATGTCGGGCGCCCAGTATGACATGTTGCGATTGGCCGGAACAATTTGGGCGATCCATTGCGGGGCCGTCTGGAAGACGACCGGACCGCGTTCCCATTTCACCAGGTCCTTGGAATGATACGACGGCACGCCGCGGCCCGTGTAGAAGACCCAGTATTCGTCTTT
This window contains:
- a CDS encoding arabinan endo-1,5-alpha-L-arabinosidase; this encodes MSSWGIRFTLAGMIFKDNYPFGRCWLSGAMLLAALTCSTADYAQADAAKPGSEQTFPVLPLEQSASRGIVTRDPSSIVKCKDEYWVFYTGRGVPSYHSKDLVKWERGPVVFQTAPQWIAQIVPANRNMSYWAPDIIKLGDRYLLYYSVSSMGKMTSAIGLAVNSTLDPTDPAYHWMDRGFVVRTQDGDGHNAIDPSVFHDKDGSLWLTYGSYWSGIKLIQLDPQTGKRLSPDSKLFSLAYNESIEASCLCRHDDYYYLFVNWGSCCQGPKSTYNIRIGRSKTITGPYLDKAGVDMLKRGGSVFLATTNGPLIGPGHAGTLNVDGKTWFTSDFEGDLRMNGKATLAIMPLRWDADGWPEATVNDVKPAPSAESATK